A stretch of Aspergillus nidulans FGSC A4 chromosome VI DNA encodes these proteins:
- a CDS encoding SRPBCC domain-containing protein (transcript_id=CADANIAT00010079) codes for MSSLNHPDTPNIPSSSAILGIQSSTLIDAPIQVVWSALTDTSTYPRWNRFVPRVTVREQPDSGNEDAILRNGTRFTFHVNMYPEADDEPQPQNKNLRDTFLKIIEVEPPASTEPADSGLRKGKIVWASDPAADGYVISSLLTAERVHELEEVIDGNGKRMTMVTNWESQVGGLAYVVKWMFGGRLKGNFTIWENGLKEYAERNWEN; via the coding sequence ATGTCGTCTCTCAACCATCCCGATACCCCGAACAttccctcttcctccgccatcCTCGGCATCCAGAGCTCCACTCTCATTGATGCCCCCATCCAAGTCGTCTGGAGCGCTCTTACAGACACATCTACCTACCCGAGATGGAACCGATTTGTACCGCGGGTGACCGTTCGCGAGCAGCCTGACTCAGGCAACGAGGATGCAATCCTGAGAAACGGAACAAGATTCACGTTCCACGTCAACATGTACCCCGAAGCAGATGAcgaaccgcagccgcaaAATAAAAATCTCCGCGACACGTTCCTGAAAATTATAGAGGTCGAGCCGCCGGCGTCAACAGAACCCGCTGATAGTGGCTTGAGGAAAGGCAAAATTGTATGGGCGTCGGACCCCGCTGCAGACGGATATGTCATATCTTCATTGTTGACCGCCGAGCGCGtccatgagctggaagaggtgATAGACGGCAATGGGAAGAGAATGACAATGGTGACAAATTGGGAATCGCAGGTGGGTGGTCTGGCTTATGTGGTGAAATGGATGTTTGGGGGCAGGTTAAAAGGGAATTTCACAATTTGGGAGAATGGCCTGAAGGAATACGCCGAACGGAACTGGGAGAATTAG
- a CDS encoding putative endosome-associated ubiquitin isopeptidase (AmsH) (transcript_id=CADANIAT00010076), whose amino-acid sequence MASLSPAQSGGASAPQSVEKISRLAQDYKFNPAVPLRYWLRTAATLVREARIYLREGHDEQAYLLLFRHAQLVLVHLADHPDLKDGKDVREERKALIAAEKEVKQNLEILEKLKPRINKRYERHTQLMRERQSRMSSSAAVSPAASSQPSPPPDPALSGVAEPLEAGKDNELAVKLARTEISRRATVRNAMRQGGLSGEDDSSRRAAGIWGDWEEALQRNERRDPDDLSRRIQEVRLNLEGRPQISSKSVTRPLADVSSTPTYKYPTVPRQKALDVPSVPVDIPKTEARELTKPPVLPPKESFQTSQPSGLELPPRPDKISQAVPPASAAAVPTKVPGDDKRKGLDPSSFTFKPSAYLENGTPLRTVFLPPQLRSHFLSLAASNTRKNLETCGILCGTLISNALFISRLLIPEQISTSDTCETVNESAIFDYCDSEDLMVLGWIHTHPTQTCFMSSRDLHTHCGYQVMLPESIAIVCAPSQTPNWGVFRLTDPPGLKSVLSCTQTGLFHPHAETNLYTDALRPGHVFEANGLEFETVDQRVNKS is encoded by the exons ATGGCATCTCTATCCCCAGCCCAGAGCGGAGGCGCTTCCGCACCTCAAAGTGTGGAGAAGATCAGCCGTTTAGCTCAGGACTACAAATTCAACCCTGCAGTTCCCTTACGGTACTGGCTGAGGACGGCTGCTACCCTAGTTCGTGAG GCTCGAATCTACCTGCGCGAAGGACATGATGAACAGGCatacctcctcctcttccgacaTGCTCAATTAGTGCTTGTTCATTTAGCCGACCATCCAGACTTGAAGGATGGGAAAGATGTGAGGGAAGAACGGAAGGCTCTAATAgcggctgagaaggaggtgAAGCAGAATCTGGAGATCCTGGAAAAACTGAAGCCGCGGATCAACAAGCGATATGAGCGGCATACACAGTTGATGCGTGAACGCCAGTCCCGCATGTCCTCGTCCGCTGCGGTCAGTCCCGCTGCGTCGAGCCAGCCGTCGCCACCTCCGGACCCCGCTCTGTCTGGTGTTGCCGAACCTCTAGAAGCTGGGAAGGATAATGAGCTAGCTGTCAAGCTGGCTCGGACCGAGATTAGTCGAAGGGCAACCGTCAGGAACGCGATGCGCCAAGGTGGACTCAGCGGTGAGGATGATTCGAGCCGACGCGCGGCAGGGATATGGGGTGACTGGGAAGAAGCTCTGCAGCGAAATGAGAGGAGGGATCCCGACGATCTGAGTCGACGCATTCAAGAAGTGCGACTGAACCTGGAGGGCAGGCCACAGATTTCAAGCAAGTCTGTAACGCGGCCGCTGGCCGATGTCTCATCTACGCCCACTTACAAATATCCAACTGTTCCTCGGCAGAAAGCGCTTGATGTTCCCTCTGTTCCGGTGGATATTCCAAAGACCGAGGCCCGCGAGCTCACCAAGCCACCGGTACTTCCTCCGAAAGAGAGCTTTCAAACTAGCCAGCCAAGCGGGCTTGAGCTTCCGCCGCGTCCGGACAAGATTTCACAGGCAGTTCCaccagcatctgcagcagcagtgcCTACGAAAGTGCCAGGGGACGACAAACGCAAGGGATTGGACCCCTCCAGCTTCACATTCAAGCCATCCGCCTACCTTGAAAACGGGACGCCTCTTCGCACCGTCTTTCTTCCACCACAGTTGCGGTCACATTTTCTGTCGCTCGCCGCGTCAAATACTCGTAAGAATTTGGAAACGTGCGGTATTCTCTGTGGTACACTGATATCTAACGCCCTCTTTATTTCTCGACTTCTTATCCCCGAGCAGATATCTACATCAGACACCTGCGAGACAGTCAACGAGTCCGCCATTTTTGATTACTGCGACTCGGAAGATCTAATGGTGCTTGGCTGGATCCATACGCACCCTACCCAGACCTGCTTCATGAGCTCAAGGGACTTGCACACACATTGCGGGTATCAAGTCATGCTACCGGAGAGCATTGCCATCGTTTGCGCGCCGAGTCAGACCCCAAACTGGGGTGTATTCCGTTTGACGGACCCTCCAGGGCTCAAGTCGGTCCTGAGCTGTACTCAGACCGGACTGTTCCATCCTCATGCTGAGACCAATCTATACACGGATGCGTTGCGCCCAGGGCATGTTTTTGAGGCTAATGGGTTAGAATTCGAGACTGTTGACCAGCGGGTGAACAAGTCATGA
- a CDS encoding uncharacterized protein (transcript_id=CADANIAT00010072): protein MSPSPPTELSAYTGNNIIPRSTSPNMFAQGTVLKVASAVDSQNVIHVRETPASGKTILSQLLRDHYLENHRNVFLLEIWKSLELFPGNDSWLDSFASAAKTVILMDEAQGSYTDYGFWNTIIKELRSAKPYDRPGGSPHMVYSSYLWPLAAY from the exons ATGTCCCC GTCACCTCCAACTGAGTTATCAGCATACACGGGCAACAATATTATACCAAGGAGCACATCACCAAAC ATGTTTGCGCAGGGCACAGTATTAAAGGTGGCATCTGCTGTGGATTCTCAAAACGTGATTCACGTACGCGAGACACCAGCAAGCGGGAAGACGATCCTGTCCCAACTCCTAAGGGACCATTATCTCGAGAACCATAGGAATGTCTTTTTACTTGAGATATGGAAGTCACTGGAGTTATTTCCTGGCAATGACTCCTGGCTCGATTCGTTTGCTTCTGCGGCAAAG ACTGTAATCCTTATGGATGAGGCTCAGGGTTCATACACCGACTATGGCTTCTGGAACACGATCATCAAAGAGCTAAGGTCTGCCAAG CCCTACGACAGGCCTGGAGGTAGCCCGCATATGGTTTACTCCAGCTACCTTTGGCCCCTCGCAGCGTACTAA
- a CDS encoding alpha/beta fold hydrolase (transcript_id=CADANIAT00010073), with product MYLSRIKGFRRFSVSTLVFVAVEDTYTSQIHQPVQSKMEPLLAAHEIGEGLPVLIIHGWQMEGKVEELDFEPILSQTQGVRRIYVDLPGMGSTPANNVRDLDEIYRRLVQFIDSRIGNSGFLVAGSSCGGYLARAIAQKYREQVDGLLLRVPLIEPEDSKRDLDAFKPLITNEQLISNMPAEDRTLLGNVLIQTPAYIKALKAKYEEVIVPAERAADQTVLDPIRADPQRYQLSIRLDDEIAKFSAPTLIVCGRQDGVVGYRDCLRLLELYPRSTFAVLDRGTHGLPVDGTEKSVFAALVHDWIVRVNEWRAARTDTSSSA from the exons ATGTATCTTAGCCGCATTAAGGGATTTCGCCGTTTCAGTGTCTCCACCCTCGTATTTGTTGCTGTAGAGGATACGTATAC ATCGCAGATCCACCAGCCAGTACAGAGCAAAATGGAACCTCTCCTAGCTGCACATGAAATTGGTGAAGGGCTTCCTGTTCTGATCATCCATGGATGGCAGATGGAGGGAAAAGTCGAGGAGCTAGATTTCGAGCCGATTTTGAGTCAAACTCAGGGAGTCCGCCGAATTTACGTCGACCTTCCTGGCATGGGCAGCACCCCTGCGAACAATGTCAGAGATCTGGATGAGATATACCGTCGCTTGGTGCAATTCATAGATTCTCGCATTGGGAACTCGGGATTCCTAGTTGCCGGCTCATCATGTGGTGGCTACCTTGCACGTGCCATAGCTCAGAAATATCGCGAGCAAGTCGACGGTTTACTACTACGCGTACCACTCATTGAGCCGGAAGATAGCAAGCGTGATCTCGATGCTTTCAAGCCTCTGATTACGAATGAGCAACTCATATCGAACATGCCAGCCGAAGACAGGACACTTCTTGGAAATGTTCTCATCCAAACACCTGCTTACATAAAGGCTCTAAAGGCCAAGTACGAGGAGGTTATCGTTCCAGCAGAGAGAGCAGCAGACCAAACGGTGTTAGATCCGATCCGAGCAGATCCACAACGATATCAGTTATCTATTCGTTTAGATGATGAAATTGCCAAGTTCTCAGCGCCCACACTGATTGTATGTGGTCGGCAAGACGGTGTGGTGGGCTATCGTGACTGCCTGCGCTTGCTGGAGCTCTATCCACGATCAACCTTTGCTGTTCTAGACCGTGGTACGCATGGCCTTCCTGTTGACGGGACTGAGAAGAGCGTTTTCGCGGCTCTTGTTCATGATTGGATAGTCCGGGTTAATGAATGGCGAGCTGCACGGACAGATACCAGCTCTAGCGCCTAA
- a CDS encoding uncharacterized protein (transcript_id=CADANIAT00010077), translated as MPRYSKQALPRYTPSARFPITSALHKALPIKGSRTQKPSIISEGLCDDILKRLSPYLSRNAPVDVLDLWPGAGVLSSKINDYLKPRRHVLIEPELDIFKRFIEPWAKSRPSCSIVETKLTGLRDWKGLLDEHFPEQSPANTHKSGLLASNDTLLVLANPPGPRSAKDHFRASRWVQVFMEECLRQNGLHAYGSVRLLVSLTAADVNAILPRNIGSRVRQSLLAEQAALHAFEVASTVEDQRGYHAYSRQWDVLTAVEERVKQRTSETGVFVPTGRAFPPIEAAPESPIPAPKPVPYTFRAMTPQHEKYLSDMEKLKAVSPKAAEYEEAQNQYRKIAAAINHDNHQIYCRIKVCKIQSEIDDLNKEVSRVAARPDTTLSTINRLVKRIEAAEATLNKETSSLHSEISRSLPYLKDDRRAVYHNDDLDNSLLLFDRRPFNPLFIEPDELYPQNIYRTWMYFEADPNPVPLRYMQQLDEKQKDKASNFFTAFSVSLQVSNTVTVPNLMKRIFHTYSANDLVRAAPTLAIYASKRPKPDFDSLPKTVHYDPLCLSAKQDPASGYQENLDYDLSEVRLRLLSVETVWSLAVEFAKNGMDIPLVDLTRIMGGTTTAAQTRDFGDRMRKRW; from the exons ATGCCGCGTTATTCCAAGCAGGCACTCCCTCGATACACGCCCTCGGCACGATTTCCTATTACCAGCGCGTTGCACAAAGCCCTTCCTATCAAAGGAAGCAGAACCCAGAAACCGAGCATTATAAGCGAAGGGCTATGTG ACGATATTCTGAAACGCCTTTCCCCGTATCTCTCGCGAAATGCTCCGGTAGACGTACTTGATCTATGGCCTGGCGCCGGCGTCCTCTCCTCCAAAATAAACGACTACCTGAAACCGCGCAGGCATGTCCTCATTGAGCCGGAACTGGATATTTTTAAGCGATTCATTGAGCCCTGGGCAAAGAGTCGGCCAAGCTGCTCAATAGTCGAAACGAAACTCACCGGCCTGCGAGATTGGAAAGGCCTGCTTGATGAACACTTTCCGGAACAAAGCCCGGCAAACACCCATAAAAGCGGGCTCCTGGCAAGCAATGACACATTGTTGGTCCTGGCAAACCCGCCTGGCCCGCGTTCGGCGAAAGACCACTTTCGTGCCTCGCGATGGGTACAGGTGTTTATGGAGGAATGTCTTCGGCAGAACGGCTTGCATGCCTACGGAAGTGTACGGCTTCTGGTCTCGCTGACCGCAGCAGACGTGAACGCAATATTACCGCGCAACATCGGCTCCCGTGTTCGACAATCGCTTCTAGCCGAACAGGCCGCCCTTCATGCATTCGAGGTAGCATCAACGGTTGAAGATCAGAGAGGATATCATGCTTATTCAAGGCAATGGGATGTGCTTACAGCGGTTGAAGAGCGCGTTAAACAGAGGACCTCTGAGACGGGTGTTTTCGTTCCAACGGGTCGAGCATTCCCGCCGATTGAAGCAGCGCCTGAGAGCCCTATCCCTGCTCCGAAACCAGTGCCCTACACGTTCCGTGCCATGACCCCTCAGCATGAGAAATATTTGAGTGATATGGAGAAACTCAAGGCAGTGAGCCCAAAGGCAGCTGAATATGAGGAGGCCCAGAATCAATACCGCAAAATAGCCGCGGCGATCAATCATGACAACCACCAGATATACTGTCGCATTAAAGTATGCAAAATCCAGAGCGAGATTGATGACCTCAACAAAGAGGTCTCGCGGGTTGCGGCACGCCCGGATACCACGCTTAGTACCATCAACCGCCTCGTCAAGCGGattgaagctgctgaagctaCTCTCAACAAAGAAACATCCAGTCTTCATTCCGAAATCTCTCGCTCTCTGCCCTACCTAAAAGACGACAGGCGGGCAGTTTACCATAATGATGACCTGGACAactcccttcttcttttcgacCGCCGGCCCTTCAACCCCCTCTTTATCGAACCGGACGAGTTGTATCCTCAAAATATCTACAGGACATGGATGTACTTCGAAGCGGACCCAAACCCCGTACCGCTTCGGTACATGCAGCAACTCGACGAGAAACAGAAAGACAAGGCCTCTAATTTCTTCACGGCCTTTTCCGTCTCCCTCCAAGTCAGCAACACCGTTACCGTCCCAAACCTGATGAAGCGCATCTTCCACACGTACTCCGCGAATGACCTGGTCAGGGCCGCCCCCACCCTCGCCATTTACGCCTCCAAGCGCCCAAAACCGGACTTTGATTCATTACCTAAAACCGTGCACTACGATCCACTCTGTCTCAGCGCAAAGCAAGATCCCGCCTCTGGTTATCAAGAGAACCTCGACTATGACTTGAGCGAAGTCCGTCTCCGCCTACTCTCCGTCGAGACCGTTTGGAGCCTTGCTGTTGAATTTGCCAAAAATGGCATGGATATTCCTCTTGTCGACCTGACTCGGATAATGGGGGGTACGACTACAGCTGCGCAAACCAGAGATTTTGGTGATAGGATGCGAAAGAGGTGGTGA
- a CDS encoding putative oxidative stress response protein Oxr1 (transcript_id=CADANIAT00010075), translating into MSSASQPDLSTPTTPATSTSSSGTDPPHLNSNDKKSSSSTSLHQSAASYFTYPVTHVVSGLYRRLTDPPTTNSANSTSNNMMSRLRRQNPNPNPNPSSSSSSISSSSQHPVFTPVRTVSPFQPPPLTPLTLLANEETTPIPLAPQNQLLSRALAEEIRLLVPPRLQLVNSWRLAYSLDRDGASLSTLYENCRSVSARSPRAGYVLVVRDASPSASTIFGAYMTDPPHPDSHYFGTGECFLWRASVLRPPPASLSMADGDGGVYSEEALERAGLPPPPSADTTNVGRSTTLRGEKAQPKSLAPHTHGLAQGGATNSGTTTPDRIRFKAFPYSGVNDYMMFCETGFLSLGGGSTVLGFTSAHHRFGYLISNALGRYGEMEANISKDDMLPRGIHY; encoded by the exons ATGTCGTCTGCTTCCCAGCCCGACTTGTCGACTCCAACCACACCCGCCACCTCGACCTCATCATCAGGTACCGACCCTCCACACCTCAACTCCAACGACAAGAAGAGCTCCAGCAGTACCTCCTTACACCAATCCGCGGCCTCCTACTTCACCTACCCAGTTACTCACGTCGTCTCTGGGCTTTACCGCCGACTGACCGATCCCCCAACAACAAACTCCGCCAACTCTACCAGTAACAACATGATGTCCCGTCTGCGCCGCCAAAACCCCAATCCCAATCCGaacccttcctcctcgtcctcctcgatCTCGTCGTCCTCTCAGCACCCGGTCTTCACGCCAGTCCGCACAGTTTCGCCCTTCCAACCGCCCCCACTAACACCTCTCACCCTCCTTGCGAACGAAGAAACCACACCAATCCCGCTCGCGCCGCAGAACCAGCTTCTCTCCCGTGCCCTTGCAGAGGAAATCCGTCTTCTCGTCCCGCCGCGCCTCCAATTGGTCAATTCCTGGCGTTTAGCATATAGTCTGGATCGCGACGGCGCGTCGCTATCAACGCTCTACGAGAATTGCCGCTCGGTGTCAGCGCGCAGTCCAAGGGCTGGCTATGTCCTCGTTGTTCGTGACGCTTCACCGTCCGCATCGACAATATTCGGTGCTTACATGACGGACCCCCCACATCCAGACTCCCATTACTTCGGCACAGGGGAGTGCTTCCTGTGGCGGGCGAGCGTTCTCCGCCCGCCTCCTGCCTCGCTCAGTATGGCCGACGGCGATGGAGGCGTATACTCCGAGGAAGCTTTGGAACGGGCAGGACTCCCACCGCCACCGAGCGCGGATACAACGAACGTTGGTAGGTCCACAACACTGCGGGGTGAGAAGGCACAGCCGAAATCGCTTGCACCGCATACACATGGGCTTGCTCAAGGAGGGGCTACTAATAGCGGAACTACAACCCCCGACCGAATCCGCTTCAAAGCATTTCCTTATAGTGGGGTGAATGATTACATGATGTTTTGCGAGACGGGGTTTCTCAGCTTAGGTGGAGG CTCAACTGTTCTTGGGTTTACGTCCGCTCATCACCGCTTTGGTTACTTAATATCCAATGCTCTTGGACGATATGGTGAGATGGAGGCGAATATCTCAAAAGATGACATGCTGCCACGCGGCATTCACTACTAG
- a CDS encoding uncharacterized protein (transcript_id=CADANIAT00010074), which produces MFMLRNVSKFIFGDNSKESIIDIPQGQLYLVRPLSPKGYSELIFKDAAASIRRTGQEFQYQLVIQRAYEEGEEELAEDESGEGLSDSLDKDEKAFLLDQNLHFRSEVREGGSKILAWRDLSGDAGDLFEFICDPSVPSDKVSTFELAACQCQYERKYRRSAQKATQEELLEFSFDEERPIPSASPVASPTKTRAHSVASADSTMVRDAEYTRSKKQLAAPALGDEPTVAPPSAAQPEAREVLTKERAELHLFDFQSGTFVMQDPDVTATVTEVGDWQYWLQISGKDKDWLGQAVVADINPVFNFEYLSFIFNHYDGIGSAYSWLLRFKDQETEERFQQGLLQALWEQLNETKWTKVKDNDKDYVLDAFQDLTMEDADAADQEEEEEEEEEEEEANDGQRSEHYDSDEEQDDVVTRDEDGNINSQLAVGYKHDRSFVVRGSKIGVFKHTPDNNLEFSTNISKVETPKGKLFSPKKVMLHAEDSNLILQNGDDPKSLYRMDLEYGKIIDEWKIHDDIPVQTFAPESKFSQMTSAQPFVAASHNALFRVDPRVAGNKLVDAELKQYASKNDFSALATTEKGYLAVASNKGDIRMFDRLGINAKTHIPALGEAIIGLDVSADGRWVLATCRTYLLLIDALQKDGKNEGKLGFERSFAKDSKPQPRRLGLTPAHVAQFQHETKKPISFTPARFNTGVDTEETSIVTATGPFIVTWSLKKVVAGRKDPYTIKRYSEDVMADNFRFGSDKNVIVALPNEVNMVARKALQRPTRESIAGPVTPSRRATRWGSRLGRDDIVNSPY; this is translated from the exons ATGTTTATGCTGCGTAATG TGAGCAAGTTTATCTTTGGTGATAACTCCAAAGAGTCCATCATCGATATCCCGCAGGGCCAGCTTTACCTCGTCCGCCCTCTGTCGCCAAAGGGTTACTCTGAGCTTATCTTCAAAGACGCCGCCGCTTCGATTCGACGAACCGGCCAGGAGTTTCAGTACCAACTTGTGATCCAACGCGCCtacgaggaaggagaggaagagcttgccgAAGACGAGTCTGGCGAAGGGCTCAGTGATAGCTTGgacaaggacgagaaggCTTTTCTTCTCGATCAAAACCTTCATTTCCGATCGGAAGTCCGTGAAGGAGGCTCGAAGATCCTGGCTTGGAGAGATCTAAGTGGCGACGCCGGTGACCTCTTTGAGTTTATCTGCGATCCCTCTGTCCCGTCAGACAAGGTTTCCACCTTCGAGTTAGCAGCTTGTCAGTGCCAATACGAGCGCAAGTACCGCCGCAGCGCCCAGAAAGCGACTCAAGAAGAGCTTCTGGAATTTTCGTTCGACGAGGAAAGGCCTATTCCATCGGCAAGCCCGGTTGCGTCGCCCACAAAAACACGGGCGCATTCGGTGGCATCCGCAGACTCCACCATGGTTCGAGACGCTGAATATACTCGTTCTAAGAAGCAGCTCGCTGCCCCAGCTCTTGGGGATGAGCCTACCGTCGCTCCGCCTTCCGCTGCCCAGCCTGAAGCGAGAGAAGTGCTAACCAAGGAGCGAGCGGAGCTGCATCTCTTTGATTTCCAGAGCGGAACATTTGTGATGCAAGACCCCGACGTGACCGCCACAGTAACAGAAGTTGGCGATTGGCAATACTGGCTTCAGATTAGCGGAAAGGACAAGGATTGGCTCGGTCAGGCCGTGGTGGCAGATATCAATCCAGTTTTCAACTTTGAGTACTTGTCGttcatcttcaaccactACGATGGGATTGGATCAGCATATTCCTGGCTCCTGCGTTTCAAAGACCAAGAAACGGAAGAGAGGTTTCAGCAGGGTCTGTTGCAAGCTCTTTGGGAGCAGTTGAACGAGACCAAATGGACAAAAGTTAAAGACAATGACAAGGATTATGTCTTGGACGCTTTCCAGGACCTAACGatggaagatgcagatgcggcagatcaggaagaagaggaagaggaagaggaggaagaagaggaggcgaaCGACGGTCAGCGTAGTGAGCACTACGATTCtgatgaagagcaagacGACGTTGTGACGCGCGACGAGGACGGCAATATTAACTCCCAGCTCGCCGTTGGCTACAAACATGATCGTTCCTTCGTCGTCCGTGGTTCGAAGATCGGAGTCTTCAAGCACACGCCGGACAACAATCTCGAGTTCTCAACCAACATCTCGAAGGTTGAAACTCCCAAGGGCAAGTTGTTCAGCCCTAAGAAAGTCATGCTGCACGCAGAAGACTCGAACTTGATCCTTCAGAATGGCGACGACCCCAAGTCCCTGTACCGCATGGATTTGGAGTATGGTAAGATTATCGACGAATGGAAGATCCACGATGATATCCCGGTCCAAACTTTTGCCCCTGAAAGT AAATTTTCACAAATGACCTCCGCTCAACCCTTCGTTGCAGCATCTCACAATGCCCTTTTCCGTGTTGACCCTCGTGTGGCTGGAAACAAGCTGGTCGATGCGGAACTAAAGCAGTATGCGAGCAAGAACGATTTTTCTGCGCTGGCGACAACGGAGAAGGGGTACCTTGCTGTGGCTTCGAACAAGGGTGACATCCGTATGTTCGACCGCCTTGGTATCAACGCAAAGACCCATATTCCAGCACTGGGAGAGGCTATCATCGGTCTAGATGTGTCTGCTGACGGCCGATGGGTTCTTGCTACTTGCCGCACATATCTACTCCTCATCGATGCTCTGCAAAAGGATGGCAAGAACGAAGGCAAGCTTGGGTTCGAGCGTTCTTTTGCCAAAGACTCTAAGCCGCAACCTCGGCGTCTTGGTCTAACACCCGCTCATGTGGCGCAATTCCAACACGAGACGAAGAAACCTATCTCATTTACGCCAGCCCGCTTCAACACTGGCGTTGACACTGAAGAGACTTCTATTGTCACCGCCACAGGGCCTTTCATCGTTACTTGGAGCCTGAAGAAGGTTGTTGCAGGTCGCAAAGACCCCTACACCATCAAGCGCTACTCCGAGGATGTGATGGCGGACAACTTCCGCTTTGGCTCAGATAAGAATGTCATTGTTGCGCTTCCAAATGAGGTCAACATGGTTGCCAGGAAGGCTCTACAGAGGCCTACCCGCGAGAGTATTGCTGGCCCGGTTACGCCCAGCCGTCGCGCCACTCGCTGGGGCAGCCGGCTCGGGAGGGATGATATCGTCAACTCACCTTATTAG
- a CDS encoding uncharacterized protein (transcript_id=CADANIAT00010071) — translation MHFATVLTVSALGVLITAAPSAIQPRQAVNTVYLGLYSNSSCAGTTGGDVDHIHLTGSGYHNCFATTVKQSVAVSQSLSGTCIIQAWSETDCSGSSTVVSNNGCHDTTYASISVSC, via the exons ATGCACTTCGCTACCGTTCTCACCGTAAGCGCCCTCGGTGTCCTCATCACGGCTGCACCCTCGGCAATCCAGCCCCGTCAAGCAGTCAACACGGTTTATCTCGGCTTATACAGCAATTCCAGCTGCGCCGGTACCACAGGAGGTGATGTGGACCACATTCACCTTACTGGAAGCGGCTATCACAACTGCTTCGCCACCACCGTCAAGCAGTCCGTTGCCGTCTCCCAAAGTCTAAGCGG GACATGCATCATCCAGGCCTGGTCTGAGACTGATTGTAGCGGTTCGAGTACGGTTGTGTCCAACAACGGCTGCCATGATACTACGTATGCGAGTATCTCCGTGTCTTGCTGA
- a CDS encoding protein isr1 (transcript_id=CADANIAT00010078), translating into MATYTPVQLSISTKSHGAAAAPGLGLTPPVTPTIDDRAGSPNATLLPLVDTCYGNGAVAVSNPPHFLGQLEYQLDEEDRPITFGTGAWSVVYKAFASPRTSNATRPFTPPSSPSPAGRLVAVKSPGRRDARPVMYAEALALTRASATPGSERHLVPFHGYITDSSSIVMSAVPLTLSSHIEDKARIAQQNFSIRTMHEPVLGMTQWHDLAKKLIEGLSWLHSNAHIVHGDIKPHNILLRPRNSLDSDIDSAEFPYEPLFADFSSSYSTSSSGTEIPLNACLSAVTTPFTAPELLKALRSPDVIPEPASDVFSLAVSLLGAATGDILVYSGLHPTLRIQCAKDGHLIIEWARQCGTNGTRVPPNGLVEKLLKPAVAKVPAERVTAHAWLDMASTV; encoded by the coding sequence ATGGCGACTTATACGCCCGTGCAGCTCTCAATTTCCACCAAATCCCatggcgccgctgctgcgcCAGGACTTGGCCTTACTCCCCCTGTGACTCCCACCATTGATGACCGGGCTGGCAGTCCCAATGCTACTTTATTGCCTCTCGTGGATACGTGCTACGGCAACGGAGCCGTAGCTGTATCCAACCCTCCGCATTTCCTCGGTCAGTTAGAGTACCAactcgacgaagaagaccgTCCTATCACGTTTGGAACCGGCGCGTGGAGTGTTGTCTACAAGGCGTTTGCCTCCCCCCGCACGAGTAATGCAACGCGCCCATTTACGCCCCCAAGCTCGCCCAGCCCGGCCGGCCGCTTGGTTGCTGTCAAGTCACCCGGAAGACGAGATGCCCGCCCCGTGATGTATGCAGAAGCTCTTGCGCTCACCCGAGCCAGCGCTACACCCGGCTCAGAGCGTCATCTTGTGCCATTTCACGGCTATATCACCGACTCCAGCTCCATAGTAATGTCAGCAGTTCCCTTGACCCTGTCAAGCCATATCGAAGACAAGGCCCGCATTGCCCAGCAGAACTTCAGCATACGAACCATGCACGAACCCGTTCTAGGGATGACGCAGTGGCATGATCTTGCCAAGAAGCTCATTGAGGGTCTCTCCTGGCTCCATAGTAACGCCCATATCGTACACGGTGACATCAAGCCACATAACattctccttcgcccacGCAATTCCCTCGACAGCGACATCGACTCGGCAGAATTCCCTTATGAACCGCTTTTTGCGgacttctcctcctcatatTCCACTTCTTCCTCAGGAACTGAAATACCGTTAAATGCCTGCCTCTCAGCCGTAACAACCCCATTTACAGCGCCAGAGCTGCTCAAAGCCCTTCGCTCGCCGGACGTTATTCCGGAGCCCGCGTCCGATGTCTTCTCCCTTGCCGTTTCACTTCTTGGCGCCGCCACTGGCGATATCTTAGTTTATTCTGGGCTCCATCCGACCCTGCGCATACAGTGCGCAAAGGACGGTCATCTTATTATTGAATGGGCCCGTCAGTGTGGAACTAACGGTACACGCGTCCCCCCGAACGGACTTGTTGAGAAGCTCCTCAAGCCGGCAGTTGCGAAAGTTCCTGCTGAGCGGGTCACTGCTCATGCATGGTTGGACATGGCCAGCACTGTCTAG